CCTCGGGGTCAAATGCAGCGAGGAGCGTCCAAAGTGACCGGCTTCAGGGTCCGCAGAAAGAGGCTGTACCTCCATCGCCAGCCTGTCTTCACCAACACCCTGCGAGAGGCCCTGGTCTCCTTCATAGCTTTCCTCCAGATGTTCGGACATCCTCTCGTCGTCGGCCACAACATCCGCCGCTTCGACTGTCCTGTGCTGGCCCGAGCTCTGGAGGAACTGGATCTCCGGGCAGAGTTTGAGGCCGCGGTCTCCGGTTATGTGGACACTCTGCCTCTGGCCCGGGAGATGCTGAAGGAGCGCGGCCTCAAGAGTTTCCGACAGGAGAACCTGGTCAGGGAGCTGCTGGGTGTGAACTACAAGGCCCATGATGCTTTGGAGGATGTGCGGGCTTTGCAGGCTCTGTATAGTGTGCTTCAGCCCACACCAGAGTTGATCTGTAGGCATCTGTTCACCCTGGACACCATGAAGGACAAGCCAGCTGCTCAGTCTAAAGAGCCAAAAGGACAGCGCCCCCTGAGGGAGAACGTCAGACAGACAGCGAAGATCACAGAGAGTAAagaggacaaagccacacaggAGAACATGTGAAAACATCTGGATGTTTTCATTACACAAAACAAGATGGCTGCTGTTCTTGTGTAGCTGTCACTTTCCTCAAATGCTTGATGGTGGAAGTTGAACAAATGAAAGACTGACTTCACTTCAGTGTatcaaaaagaaaaatgaaccGCCGCACAAATGGGATTATACCCCGGTGATTTTGAAAGGTGAGAGAAGTGAACACTGTAGACAATGCATGCACAAAGTCCTACTTCTGTGTTATGCAGCAGCACTAAACAAAAAAGCACTGATTAGTTGGTTACCATTAACAAAAACATGCACTGACATTTATTGCACAATAATCTTTGAGACAGAATATGTTGCATCTATGGGATTCTTCAAGAGGGTTGTGGAAATATGTTTATTTGCTATTCTTCAACGTTAATATGTATATTGTTTTGTTACTgaacattttgtatctgtttttatctgaattta
This region of Pseudochaenichthys georgianus chromosome 6, fPseGeo1.2, whole genome shotgun sequence genomic DNA includes:
- the LOC117448108 gene encoding protein PML-like, giving the protein MQSSDGAEKSQQQRLVFFDLETTGLSKSCEMVQLAAVSGGHSLNLYLIPRGQMQRGASKVTGFRVRRKRLYLHRQPVFTNTLREALVSFIAFLQMFGHPLVVGHNIRRFDCPVLARALEELDLRAEFEAAVSGYVDTLPLAREMLKERGLKSFRQENLVRELLGVNYKAHDALEDVRALQALYSVLQPTPELICRHLFTLDTMKDKPAAQSKEPKGQRPLRENVRQTAKITESKEDKATQENM